GGGCGATGGCCTTGTAGCCGGGGTCGATGGCGTTCTGCGCGACCCATTCGAGCTCGGCGCGCGAGCCTGCGGCATTGCCCTTTTCGTACAGCGTCTTGGCGACCAGCAGGCCGGCCTGCTGCGCGTAGGCAGTGCCGGCGAAGCGCTTCTTCATGTCGTCGAGCACGAGCGCAATGCGTGCGGGGTCGCCCGCCTGCGCCGTCTTCTCGACCTCGTCGTAGAGCGACGAGGCCTGCGCCGCCTTGTTGCGGCCATACCATTGCCAGCCGTTCCAGGCCACGAAGGCGCCAGCGACGAGCAGCACGACCGAAGTGATCAGGGTGCCGTAGGTATTCCAGAAATGCTTGAGCTGGTCGAGCTGTTCCTGTTCTTCGAGGTCGAGATGGGTTGCCATGCGCTGTCAGTTGTTGGGAGCCGGCGATTGTAGGGTGGCGGCCCAGGCGGCCACTTCAGCAAGTGGCCGGGAGGTTTGCGCGCCGCTTCCGTCGCGCAGCGCCTTGAGAGTCACTTCGCCGCGTGCAAGTTCATCGGCACCGAAGATCAGGGCGTAGGTGGCGCCGCTGGCATCGGCTTTTCTCAGCTGCGCCTTGAAGCTGGCGAGGCCCTCAGCCGTCGTCGCATGCATCTGCACGCTGATGCCCGACTCGCGCAACTGCTGGAGGGTGCGCAGCGCAACGGGCATCGACGCGGCATCCGGCACGACGGCGTAAGCGTCGGGCGCGGGCGCGCCAATTTCAGCGCCCTGCTCTTTCAGCAGATCGAGCACGCGCTCGATGCCGAGCGCCCAGCCAACGGCTGGCGCGGGCTTGCCACCGATTTGCGCGATCAGATCGTCATAGCGCCCGCCTGCGCACACCGTACCCTGCGAGCCAAGACGATCGGTCACGAACTCGAAGACGGTCAGGTTGTAGTAGTCAAGACCGCGCACGAGGCGAGGATTGATCGTGAAGCCGATATCGTTGGCCTTCAGGATGGCTTGCAGCCCCTCGAAGTGGACCAACGACTCCGCACCAAGGAAGTCGATCAGCTTCGGCGCCGACTCGACCACTTCCTTCATCGCAGGGTTCTTCGTATCGAGGATCCGCAGCGGATTGCTGTGCAGGCGGCGCTTGCCGTCTTCGTCGAGCTTGTCGGCGTGCTTCTCGAAGTGCGCGATGAGCTGAGCGCGGTGCAATGCGCGTTCGGCCGGCTGCCCGAGGCTGTTGAGCTCGAGGCGAACGTCGGTCAGTCCGATGGCTTTCCAGAGTGCACTCGCCAGCAGGATCAGCTCGGCATCGACGTCAGGCCCGGCAAAGCCCAAGGCCTCGGCACCGATCTGATGGAACTGGCGGAAGCGTCCGCGCTGCACGTTCTCGCGGCGAAACATCGGTCCGGTGTACCAGAGGCGCTTGGGGCCTTCGTACAGCATGTTGTGCTCGATCACCGCGCGCACCAGGCCGGCAGTGTTCTCGGGGCGCATGGTCAGGTGCTCGAACTTGCCATGCTTGTCCGCGCGGTCCTCGAAGGAGTACATCTCCTTCTCGACAATGTCCGTGACTTCACCGATGCCACGCACAAACAGCGCCGTGCGCTCAAGGATCGGCGTGCGGACATTGCGGTACGCATAGCGCCCCATCAGGTCGCGCACGGTGGCCTCGAGCCATTCCCAGCGCGCCGATTCGGGCGGCAATATGTCGTTCATGCCTTTGACGGCATTCAATTTTTCAGCCATGAGTCTGCGGAGGTGTCAGGCCGCGACAGCGTGTTCGCCGCCGAAGCGCTTTTCGATGTAGGTTTCGACGAGTTGGTGAAACTCGTTGGCGATATTGTCGCCGCGCAGCGTGAGTGCCTTTTCGCCGTCGATGAAGACCGGCGCGGCAGGTGCCTCGCCGGTGCCGGGCAGGCTGATGCCGATGTCGGCATGCTTGCTCTCGCCAGGGCCGTTGACGATGCAGCCCATGACGGCCACCTTCATCGTCTCGACGCCCGGATATTTCTTGCGCCAGACCGGCATCTGCATGCGCAGATAGTCGTCGATCTGCTTGGCCAGTTCCTGGAAGGTAGTGCTGGTGGTGCGGCCGCAGCCTGGGCAGGCCGTAACGCTGGGCACGAACACGCGCAGGCCCAGAGCCTGCAGGATTTCGGAGGCGATCACCACCTCCTGCGTGCGCGACTCGCCCGGCTGCGGCGTGAGCGACACGCGAATGGTGTCGCCGATGCCCTCCTGCAGCAGGATCGACAGCGCCGTGGCCGAGGCCACCGTGCCCTTGGTGCCCATGCCGGCCTCGGTGAGGCCCAGGTGCAGCGCATAGTCGCAGCGGCGGGCCAACTCGCGATAGACCGAGATCAGGTCCTGCACGCCGCTCACCTTGCACGACAGGATGACCTGGTTGCCGGCCATGCCCATCGATTCGGCCAGCTTCGCGGACTCGATGGCCGAGGTGATCAGCGCCTCGTACATCACCTGCTTGGCGTCCCACGGCTCGGCGCGCTGGCTGTTGGTGTCCATCAGGCTGGCGAGCAGTTCCTGGTCGAGGCTGCCCCAGTTGACGCCGATGCGCACGGGCTTGTTCCAGCGCATGGCCGCGTCG
This is a stretch of genomic DNA from Variovorax paradoxus. It encodes these proteins:
- a CDS encoding YfgM family protein, which translates into the protein MATHLDLEEQEQLDQLKHFWNTYGTLITSVVLLVAGAFVAWNGWQWYGRNKAAQASSLYDEVEKTAQAGDPARIALVLDDMKKRFAGTAYAQQAGLLVAKTLYEKGNAAGSRAELEWVAQNAIDPGYKAIARLRLAAELLDSKSYDDALKQLDGSVPKEFEPLVADRKGDIYLAQGKRAEAQTEYRKAWTALGATSDYRRLVEIKLNAVGVDPKSLAPVVTVTPAAPKTP
- the ispG gene encoding flavodoxin-dependent (E)-4-hydroxy-3-methylbut-2-enyl-diphosphate synthase translates to MTDCYPDPIPSAAPKARRSRQSSVAWGSRVVTVGGDAPVRVQSMTNTDTVDAIGTAIQVKELAIAGSEMVRITVNTPEAAAQVPYIREQLDRMGIDVPLIGDFHYNGHRLLTDYPACAEALSKYRINPGNVGKGDKRDRQFGQMIDAAMRWNKPVRIGVNWGSLDQELLASLMDTNSQRAEPWDAKQVMYEALITSAIESAKLAESMGMAGNQVILSCKVSGVQDLISVYRELARRCDYALHLGLTEAGMGTKGTVASATALSILLQEGIGDTIRVSLTPQPGESRTQEVVIASEILQALGLRVFVPSVTACPGCGRTTSTTFQELAKQIDDYLRMQMPVWRKKYPGVETMKVAVMGCIVNGPGESKHADIGISLPGTGEAPAAPVFIDGEKALTLRGDNIANEFHQLVETYIEKRFGGEHAVAA
- the hisS gene encoding histidine--tRNA ligase; this encodes MAEKLNAVKGMNDILPPESARWEWLEATVRDLMGRYAYRNVRTPILERTALFVRGIGEVTDIVEKEMYSFEDRADKHGKFEHLTMRPENTAGLVRAVIEHNMLYEGPKRLWYTGPMFRRENVQRGRFRQFHQIGAEALGFAGPDVDAELILLASALWKAIGLTDVRLELNSLGQPAERALHRAQLIAHFEKHADKLDEDGKRRLHSNPLRILDTKNPAMKEVVESAPKLIDFLGAESLVHFEGLQAILKANDIGFTINPRLVRGLDYYNLTVFEFVTDRLGSQGTVCAGGRYDDLIAQIGGKPAPAVGWALGIERVLDLLKEQGAEIGAPAPDAYAVVPDAASMPVALRTLQQLRESGISVQMHATTAEGLASFKAQLRKADASGATYALIFGADELARGEVTLKALRDGSGAQTSRPLAEVAAWAATLQSPAPNN